A window from Shewanella livingstonensis encodes these proteins:
- the secF gene encoding protein translocase subunit SecF, translated as MLQIFSVKNTVDFLRHALPISVMSLILVIASFVSLGVQGINWGLDFTGGTVVEMEFSAPVDLSALRATMTSAEAEGAVVQNFGSSRDILVRLPVRNELKSDVQVAAVLSAAQSIDAGVIQKRVEFVGPQVGKELAEQGGLAVIVALICILIYVSFRFEWRLAAGSVAALAHDVIVTLGVFSVLQLEFDLTVLAGLLTVVGYSLNDTIVVYDRIRENFLKMRKGTPVEIVNTSITQTMSRTVITTGTTLITVIALFLKGGTMIHGFATALLLGIFVGTYSSIYVASYLAIKLGINREHMLPVEIEKEGADQPSMMP; from the coding sequence ATGTTGCAGATATTTTCAGTAAAGAACACAGTCGACTTCCTTCGTCACGCACTTCCTATTAGTGTAATGTCGCTTATCCTTGTTATTGCTTCTTTTGTATCGCTAGGCGTACAAGGCATTAACTGGGGGTTAGATTTTACCGGCGGTACTGTTGTTGAAATGGAGTTTTCAGCTCCGGTTGACTTGAGTGCGCTACGCGCGACGATGACTTCAGCGGAAGCTGAAGGTGCGGTAGTACAGAACTTTGGTTCAAGCCGCGATATATTGGTGCGTTTACCGGTAAGAAATGAGCTAAAAAGTGATGTGCAGGTTGCTGCTGTATTAAGTGCTGCGCAATCAATTGATGCCGGCGTGATTCAAAAGCGAGTTGAGTTTGTTGGACCTCAGGTAGGTAAAGAGTTAGCAGAACAGGGCGGCTTAGCGGTTATTGTGGCCTTAATCTGTATTCTTATCTATGTGTCGTTTCGTTTTGAATGGCGTTTAGCAGCAGGTTCTGTTGCGGCGCTAGCTCATGACGTAATTGTGACCTTAGGGGTGTTTTCGGTATTACAACTCGAGTTTGACTTGACTGTATTGGCTGGTTTGTTAACGGTTGTTGGTTACTCACTTAACGATACTATCGTAGTGTATGACCGTATCCGTGAAAACTTCCTTAAAATGCGTAAAGGCACTCCTGTAGAGATTGTGAATACTTCAATCACTCAGACTATGAGCCGTACTGTTATTACCACTGGTACTACATTAATTACCGTTATTGCGCTGTTTTTAAAAGGCGGCACAATGATCCATGGTTTTGCGACTGCATTGCTATTAGGTATTTTTGTGGGTACATACTCATCGATTTACGTGGCCAGTTATTTAGCCATTAAATTGGGTATCAATCGTGAGCATATGTTACCGGTAGAGATTGAAAAAGAAGGGGCAGATCAGCCTTCAATGATGCCTTAA
- the secD gene encoding protein translocase subunit SecD gives MLNKYPMWKNIMVMLIIAIGSFYAIPNLFGEDHAVQIVATRGAEVTASTQTTVVDLLEGQGIAVKRAELENGQLLVRVQNPEQQLIAKESIAELLGQKYTVALNLAPATPEWLEAVGGSPMKLGLDLRGGVHFLMEVDMGEAVRKMEEAKIADFRSQLREEKIRYAGIRKTPKGIAIKFRDAETVDQAENYLKTRSNDMTYTDASSGSEFMLLATMSDTYLKQIKEEALQQNITTIRNRVNELGVAEPVVQRQGAERIIVELPGVQDTARAKEILGATASIEFRMVDDKADVSAAASGRVPAGAEVYQRREGGIAVLKKEVMLTGDHITGAQPTFDEYSRPQVAINLDAKGGSIFSNVTKDNIGKPMATLFIEYKDSGTRNPDGTVKMTRIEEVISVATIQARLGRNFVITGLEHTEAQSLALLLRAGALIAPVTIVEERTIGPSLGKENIENGVQAMIWGMVVVLVFMMVYYRAFGFIANLALMANLIMVVGVMSMIPGAVLTLPGIAGMVLTVGMAVDGNVLIFERIREELLAGRSVQQAIHEGYGNAFSTIADANITTFMTALILFAVGTGAVKGFAVTLMIGIATSMFTAIVGTRSIVNAVWGGKRVKSLSI, from the coding sequence GTGTTAAATAAATACCCAATGTGGAAAAATATCATGGTGATGCTTATCATCGCCATTGGTAGTTTTTATGCAATTCCAAATTTGTTTGGTGAAGATCATGCAGTACAGATTGTCGCCACTCGTGGCGCTGAAGTCACTGCATCGACACAAACGACTGTGGTTGATTTATTAGAGGGTCAGGGTATTGCCGTAAAGCGTGCCGAGCTTGAAAATGGTCAGTTATTAGTTCGCGTGCAAAATCCTGAGCAACAGCTGATAGCCAAAGAGTCTATCGCTGAACTGCTTGGCCAGAAATATACCGTTGCATTAAACTTAGCACCGGCAACCCCTGAATGGCTTGAGGCTGTTGGTGGTTCGCCGATGAAACTAGGTTTGGATTTACGTGGTGGGGTTCACTTCTTAATGGAAGTGGATATGGGCGAAGCTGTCCGTAAAATGGAAGAAGCTAAAATAGCTGATTTTCGTAGCCAACTTCGTGAAGAGAAAATTCGTTACGCTGGTATTCGTAAAACCCCAAAAGGGATTGCGATTAAGTTTAGAGATGCTGAAACGGTTGATCAAGCTGAGAATTATTTAAAAACTCGCAGCAATGACATGACGTATACTGATGCGAGTAGCGGCAGTGAGTTTATGCTTCTTGCTACTATGAGTGATACTTATCTTAAGCAAATTAAGGAAGAAGCACTACAGCAAAACATTACCACTATTCGTAACCGTGTGAATGAGCTTGGTGTTGCAGAGCCAGTTGTACAGCGTCAAGGCGCAGAGCGCATTATCGTTGAATTACCAGGCGTGCAAGATACTGCTCGTGCAAAAGAAATTTTAGGTGCGACAGCATCAATTGAATTTCGCATGGTTGACGACAAAGCTGACGTAAGTGCGGCTGCAAGTGGCCGTGTTCCTGCTGGTGCTGAAGTATATCAACGTCGTGAAGGTGGCATTGCCGTATTGAAGAAAGAAGTGATGTTAACTGGTGATCATATCACTGGCGCGCAGCCGACTTTTGACGAATACAGCCGACCACAGGTAGCGATTAATCTTGATGCTAAAGGCGGCTCGATTTTCTCTAACGTCACCAAAGACAATATTGGTAAACCAATGGCAACATTGTTTATTGAATATAAAGACAGTGGTACACGTAATCCTGATGGCACAGTGAAAATGACTCGTATTGAAGAAGTCATTTCAGTTGCCACCATTCAAGCGCGTTTAGGTCGTAATTTTGTGATTACCGGTCTTGAGCATACTGAAGCACAAAGCTTAGCGTTACTGCTTCGTGCTGGTGCGTTGATTGCGCCTGTGACTATCGTAGAAGAAAGAACTATTGGTCCAAGCCTAGGTAAAGAAAACATCGAAAATGGTGTTCAAGCTATGATTTGGGGCATGGTTGTTGTACTTGTATTCATGATGGTTTACTACCGTGCTTTTGGCTTTATCGCCAACTTAGCATTGATGGCTAATTTAATCATGGTCGTGGGTGTTATGTCGATGATCCCTGGTGCGGTATTAACCCTACCTGGTATTGCGGGCATGGTATTAACTGTGGGTATGGCTGTCGACGGAAACGTGCTGATTTTTGAACGTATTCGTGAAGAGTTATTAGCTGGTCGCAGTGTGCAACAAGCTATCCATGAAGGTTATGGTAATGCATTTTCTACTATTGCTGATGCTAACATCACCACCTTTATGACAGCGTTAATTTTGTTTGCTGTTGGTACTGGTGCGGTGAAAGGCTTTGCAGTTACCTTAATGATAGGTATCGCGACTTCGATGTTTACGGCCATTGTTGGCACACGCTCAATCGTGAATGCGGTTTGGGGTGGTAAGCGCGTTAAGTCATTGTCTATCTAA
- the yajC gene encoding preprotein translocase subunit YajC: MFISNAYASPMSGIAGGETMQLIFMLVMFGLIFYFMIFRPQSKRVKEHKNLMASISKGDEVLTSGGILGKVTKIGEESDYVLLAINDNNQITIKKDYIAAVLPKGSIQSL, encoded by the coding sequence ATGTTTATTTCAAATGCATATGCAAGCCCAATGAGTGGAATAGCCGGTGGCGAAACCATGCAATTAATTTTCATGCTAGTCATGTTTGGATTAATTTTTTACTTCATGATTTTTCGTCCGCAGTCTAAGCGTGTTAAAGAACATAAAAACCTAATGGCATCAATTTCAAAAGGTGATGAAGTGCTAACCAGTGGTGGCATTCTTGGTAAAGTGACCAAAATCGGTGAAGAAAGTGATTATGTATTATTAGCCATTAATGATAACAACCAAATCACGATTAAAAAGGATTATATCGCAGCGGTATTGCCTAAAGGTTCTATCCAGTCGTTATAA
- the tgt gene encoding tRNA guanosine(34) transglycosylase Tgt, which yields MKFELDTTDGRARRGRLIFDRGTVETPAFMPVGTYGTVKGMTPEEVRATGADILLGNTFHLWLRPGEEIMRKHGDLHDFMNWQRPILTDSGGFQVFSLGDIRKITEEGVHFRSPINGEKIFLDPEKSMQIQDSLGSDVVMIFDECTPYPATHDEARKSMQMSLRWAKRSRDEFDRLENPNSLFGIIQGGVFEDLRDESVKGLLDIGFDGYAVGGLAVGEPKADMHRILEHVCPQIPADKPRYLMGVGKPEDLVEGVRRGVDMFDCVMPTRNARNGHLFTSEGVIKIRNARHRDDTATLDPKCDCYTCKNYSRAYLYHLDRCNEILGARLNTIHNLRYYQMLMEGLRGAIETGTLDAFVKEFYTSFGREVPELIV from the coding sequence ATGAAATTTGAATTAGATACAACAGATGGTCGAGCACGTCGCGGACGTCTTATTTTCGATCGCGGCACCGTAGAAACACCAGCATTTATGCCTGTGGGAACTTACGGTACGGTAAAAGGTATGACGCCTGAAGAAGTGCGCGCTACCGGTGCCGATATTTTATTGGGCAACACCTTCCATTTATGGTTACGTCCAGGTGAAGAGATTATGCGTAAGCATGGTGACTTGCACGACTTTATGAATTGGCAGCGTCCAATTCTGACTGACTCGGGTGGATTCCAAGTATTCAGCTTGGGTGATATCCGTAAAATTACTGAAGAGGGTGTACATTTTCGTTCACCTATTAATGGCGAGAAGATTTTCTTAGACCCAGAAAAGTCTATGCAAATTCAGGATTCTTTAGGATCTGACGTGGTGATGATTTTTGATGAATGTACACCATATCCAGCAACACATGATGAAGCGCGTAAGTCGATGCAAATGTCACTGCGTTGGGCAAAACGCTCACGTGATGAGTTTGATCGCTTAGAAAACCCAAACTCTTTGTTTGGTATTATTCAAGGTGGCGTATTTGAAGATTTACGTGACGAGAGTGTAAAAGGGTTATTAGACATCGGTTTTGATGGCTATGCCGTAGGTGGCTTGGCTGTAGGTGAACCTAAAGCAGATATGCACCGCATTTTAGAGCATGTTTGCCCGCAAATCCCTGCTGATAAACCACGTTATTTAATGGGTGTCGGTAAACCTGAAGACTTAGTCGAAGGTGTGCGTCGTGGCGTTGATATGTTTGACTGTGTAATGCCAACACGTAATGCTCGTAATGGTCATTTATTTACCAGTGAAGGTGTCATTAAAATCCGTAATGCACGTCACCGCGATGACACTGCAACATTAGATCCTAAGTGTGATTGTTACACTTGTAAAAACTATTCACGTGCTTATTTATACCATTTAGATCGTTGTAATGAAATTTTAGGTGCGCGTTTAAACACCATCCACAATTTACGTTATTACCAAATGTTGATGGAAGGTTTGCGTGGCGCAATTGAGACAGGTACATTAGACGCCTTTGTTAAGGAGTTCTACACCAGTTTTGGTCGCGAAGTACCTGAGTTAATCGTTTAA
- the queA gene encoding tRNA preQ1(34) S-adenosylmethionine ribosyltransferase-isomerase QueA, giving the protein MRVADFSFDLPDELIARYPTAQRNASRLLTLSGENGQLADKKFTDLLNMINPGDLMVFNNTRVIPARLFGQKSTGGKLEILVERMLDDKRILAHVRSSKSPKVDTLIDLDGGYQMKMLLRHDALFELELLSDKTILEVLEDVGHMPLPPYIDRPDEDADKERYQTVYNQTPGAVAAPTAGLHFDDAMLAELKAKGVNIAFVTLHVGAGTFQPVRVDNILEHKMHSEWANVGQDVVDLIAQTKANGHRVVAVGTTSVRSLESAARASGDGPLTAFCGDTDIFIYPGYQFNIVDSMVTNFHLPESTLIMLLSAFAGFDEVMNAYQHAITQKYRFFSYGDAMFVTKKAP; this is encoded by the coding sequence ATGCGCGTTGCAGATTTTTCATTCGACCTACCAGATGAGCTGATTGCTCGCTATCCGACAGCACAACGCAATGCTTCGCGTTTACTCACATTAAGTGGCGAAAACGGTCAGCTTGCCGATAAAAAATTTACTGATTTACTTAATATGATCAATCCTGGTGACTTGATGGTGTTTAATAACACTCGAGTCATACCAGCGCGTTTATTTGGTCAAAAATCCACTGGTGGCAAACTTGAAATTCTCGTAGAGCGTATGCTGGACGATAAACGTATTTTAGCCCACGTTCGCAGTTCAAAATCGCCTAAAGTGGATACGCTTATCGACTTAGATGGCGGCTATCAAATGAAAATGCTACTCCGTCATGATGCCTTGTTTGAACTTGAGTTACTGTCAGATAAAACTATTTTAGAAGTGCTTGAAGATGTCGGCCATATGCCGCTGCCGCCTTACATCGACCGTCCAGATGAAGATGCTGATAAAGAGCGTTATCAAACGGTGTATAATCAAACACCAGGTGCCGTAGCAGCACCTACAGCAGGCTTACACTTTGATGATGCCATGCTGGCTGAATTAAAAGCTAAAGGCGTTAATATTGCCTTTGTGACCTTGCATGTTGGCGCGGGTACATTCCAGCCAGTACGGGTCGATAATATTCTTGAACACAAGATGCATTCAGAATGGGCTAACGTTGGGCAAGATGTCGTTGACCTTATTGCACAAACGAAAGCCAACGGCCATCGTGTGGTTGCTGTTGGTACTACCTCAGTACGTTCACTTGAAAGTGCAGCGCGAGCCAGTGGTGACGGTCCACTTACAGCCTTCTGTGGTGATACCGATATTTTTATATACCCTGGTTATCAATTTAACATTGTTGATTCGATGGTCACCAATTTTCATTTGCCAGAGTCGACATTAATCATGCTATTAAGTGCTTTTGCCGGTTTTGATGAAGTGATGAATGCTTATCAACATGCCATTACGCAAAAATATCGCTTTTTTAGCTATGGTGATGCGATGTTTGTGACGAAAAAAGCCCCGTAA
- a CDS encoding ACP phosphodiesterase: MNFLAHLHLADISDTHLVANLSGDFAKGNIAQHPKHLQQGIWLHRQIDQITDSHEVIIDLLKLFPKTSRRVAPILIDLVFDHYLAFYWEEYHHQPLDEFCQKAYRQLSTTLEIPPTLQAIAPQIIEQDWLSSYQTRQGLDLAIKGVSRRLSKPELFDHAIKDIDKIYVDIEIAFRVFYPQLMAYSRIYSRKTPAEYLP; encoded by the coding sequence ATGAACTTTTTAGCTCACTTACATTTAGCCGACATCAGCGATACTCACCTAGTAGCTAATTTGTCCGGTGATTTCGCAAAAGGTAACATAGCTCAGCATCCAAAACATCTGCAGCAAGGCATATGGCTCCATCGTCAAATAGACCAAATTACTGACAGTCATGAAGTTATTATCGATTTACTCAAGCTGTTCCCAAAAACCTCACGCCGCGTGGCGCCAATACTCATCGACCTTGTATTTGATCATTACCTCGCATTTTACTGGGAAGAGTATCATCACCAACCATTAGATGAATTTTGCCAAAAAGCATACCGCCAGCTAAGTACCACACTTGAAATACCTCCGACGTTACAGGCCATTGCGCCACAAATTATCGAGCAAGATTGGTTAAGTAGTTACCAAACAAGGCAAGGATTAGATTTAGCGATTAAAGGCGTGAGTCGTCGATTATCAAAACCAGAACTGTTTGATCATGCGATTAAAGATATTGATAAAATTTATGTTGATATTGAAATTGCATTTAGAGTTTTTTATCCACAACTAATGGCCTATAGCAGAATTTACAGTCGTAAAACTCCGGCTGAATATTTGCCATGA
- a CDS encoding protein disulfide oxidoreductase, which produces MPPWLINLEITLKSRRFWLTSLRDIILIGAVLFIIASYLQRDMQTGIAPPITANTITNKSISLFTPASTEMEQLSESLSTGNKPTLIYFWGTWCPVCKITSPMVNSVSSNKDYHVISIAVASGTDSDVNIFMQQQDYHFEVINQQSQTQVMSLSQQWGAMALPAIYIVDADNNIRFVTSGVTSSWGMSLRLWLAAW; this is translated from the coding sequence ATGCCTCCATGGTTAATTAACCTAGAGATCACTCTCAAATCCAGACGGTTTTGGCTTACTAGTCTTCGCGATATCATACTCATTGGAGCAGTATTATTTATTATTGCCAGTTACTTGCAACGAGATATGCAAACCGGTATCGCCCCCCCCATTACAGCAAACACGATAACCAATAAGTCCATATCATTATTTACCCCAGCATCTACTGAGATGGAACAGCTATCAGAATCACTGAGTACCGGTAACAAACCCACCTTGATCTATTTTTGGGGAACCTGGTGCCCTGTATGCAAAATCACCTCGCCTATGGTGAACTCAGTCAGCTCAAATAAAGATTATCATGTGATTTCTATTGCGGTAGCCTCTGGTACTGATAGTGACGTCAATATCTTTATGCAACAGCAGGACTATCATTTTGAGGTGATTAATCAACAAAGCCAAACTCAGGTAATGTCATTAAGCCAACAATGGGGCGCAATGGCTTTACCCGCTATTTATATCGTTGATGCTGATAATAACATTCGCTTTGTTACCTCGGGAGTAACCAGCAGTTGGGGAATGTCTTTACGTTTGTGGCTGGCGGCATGGTAA
- a CDS encoding RluA family pseudouridine synthase has translation MHIFTYQPPSIPWLDIRYKDRDIIVINKPSGLLSNPGRSPDTHDTAITRLQRCYPEAILIHRLDCDTSGIMIFARTKKAESHLKIQFQNRQAKKVYIAEVIGHVNEQQGKVNFAMGPNPDSAPFQMLTDSGKAALTYFQVLEHRARSTLMELKPHTGRTHQLRVHMLSLGHAILGDEFYGDIETVNASKRLNLHAQSLTITHPYSQIEMTFFSPHPF, from the coding sequence ATGCACATCTTTACTTATCAACCGCCATCCATTCCGTGGTTAGACATACGCTATAAAGACCGTGATATTATCGTTATCAATAAACCTTCAGGCCTATTATCAAATCCAGGACGTTCACCAGACACACACGATACGGCCATAACCCGCTTACAACGATGCTACCCTGAAGCCATTTTGATTCACCGTTTAGATTGCGACACCTCAGGCATTATGATTTTTGCGCGAACTAAAAAAGCTGAATCACATTTAAAAATTCAATTTCAAAATCGCCAAGCCAAAAAAGTGTATATTGCCGAAGTCATTGGCCACGTCAATGAACAACAAGGTAAAGTAAATTTTGCGATGGGGCCGAACCCTGATTCAGCGCCATTCCAAATGCTGACAGACTCAGGTAAGGCAGCGTTAACCTATTTTCAAGTACTTGAACACAGAGCACGATCAACGCTGATGGAGCTAAAACCTCACACGGGTCGTACTCATCAGCTTAGGGTTCATATGCTGTCGCTTGGCCATGCCATTTTAGGCGATGAATTTTATGGCGATATTGAAACAGTTAATGCCAGTAAACGGTTAAACCTACATGCACAATCACTCACAATTACCCATCCTTATAGCCAAATTGAGATGACATTTTTTAGTCCGCATCCATTTTAA
- the sstT gene encoding serine/threonine transporter SstT, with protein sequence MNQKISLLARIANGSLVLQIISGIILGVILASISTTGANSVAFLGSLFVSALKAIAPILVFVLVASSIANQKKNSQTNMRPIIGLYLLGTFAAALTAVLFSFAFPTTLLLTAGIEGSNPPQGIGEVINTLLFKVVDNPVNALLTGNYIGILVWGAGLGITMHHASDSTKRMLADISDAVSNIVRFVIRLAPIGIFGLVAATFAETGFEAIAGYGQLLMVLVGSMLFIALVINPIIVYVKIKRNPYPLVFKCLRESGVTAFFTRSSAANIPVNMALCEELKLHKDTYSVSIPLGATINMGGAAITITVLTLAAAHTLGIQVDFMTALLLSVVASVSACGASGVAGGSLLLIPLACSLFGISNDVAMQVVAVGFIIGVIQDSAETALNSSTDVIFTAAACEAAEAKDAAKAS encoded by the coding sequence ATGAATCAAAAAATATCACTGTTAGCTCGAATCGCTAACGGTAGCCTTGTGCTACAAATTATCAGCGGGATCATTTTGGGCGTGATTCTGGCAAGTATTTCAACAACGGGTGCCAATAGTGTGGCTTTTTTGGGATCACTTTTTGTGTCAGCACTGAAAGCGATTGCGCCAATTCTGGTTTTTGTTTTGGTGGCATCATCGATTGCTAATCAAAAGAAAAATAGCCAAACCAATATGCGTCCTATTATTGGATTGTATCTGCTAGGAACTTTTGCAGCAGCATTAACCGCAGTATTATTCAGTTTCGCTTTTCCAACCACTTTACTCTTAACCGCAGGCATTGAAGGCTCAAATCCTCCTCAAGGCATTGGTGAAGTGATCAATACGTTATTATTTAAAGTTGTCGATAATCCAGTTAATGCATTATTAACCGGTAATTATATTGGTATTTTAGTGTGGGGTGCCGGCTTAGGGATAACCATGCATCATGCTAGTGATAGTACCAAGCGTATGCTCGCAGATATCAGTGATGCAGTATCAAATATTGTCCGCTTTGTGATTCGTTTAGCACCGATTGGTATTTTTGGTTTAGTCGCTGCTACCTTTGCTGAAACAGGTTTTGAAGCAATAGCGGGTTATGGTCAATTATTAATGGTGCTAGTGGGTTCAATGCTGTTTATTGCTTTAGTCATTAACCCTATTATCGTATATGTCAAAATTAAACGGAATCCTTATCCATTAGTGTTTAAATGCTTACGTGAAAGTGGTGTTACGGCATTTTTCACCCGTTCAAGCGCAGCCAATATCCCGGTAAATATGGCTTTATGTGAAGAACTTAAATTACATAAAGACACCTATTCTGTGTCGATTCCGTTAGGCGCTACCATTAATATGGGCGGTGCAGCCATTACCATCACGGTGTTAACCTTAGCGGCAGCACATACTTTGGGTATTCAAGTCGACTTTATGACGGCATTGCTATTAAGTGTGGTCGCGTCGGTTTCAGCTTGTGGTGCATCAGGTGTTGCCGGTGGTTCACTATTGTTAATTCCATTAGCGTGTAGTTTGTTTGGTATTTCTAATGATGTTGCTATGCAAGTTGTGGCTGTTGGTTTTATTATTGGTGTTATCCAAGATTCAGCCGAAACAGCATTGAATAGCTCTACCGATGTGATCTTTACTGCTGCAGCGTGTGAAGCCGCTGAAGCGAAAGATGCTGCTAAAGCTAGTTAA
- a CDS encoding chemotaxis protein CheV → MSPKTSKANQSQGLLLFKLNQTQLFALGTLKIRELVPFTPLTKIPHSHSAILGAATIRGMTIPVIDMAAAIGYKPVSESERKDCYIIITDCQRMVIGFLVRAIDKIIECNWRNIEAPSGNLGRDAFLTGVTRFDDKLVQLLDVELLLSKIFPDDPINNRAILTDVQREKLTPLRILLVDDSKVARKQLSDALDSINIAYQVTADGRDALQMMQQAAAERKPIDLLVSDIEMPGLDGYELAFEVKNNPEIEHAYIILHTSLSSEISVSQAKQVGANEALTKFDAKELIEAMLRGAQALQPA, encoded by the coding sequence ATGAGTCCGAAAACGAGCAAAGCGAATCAATCGCAAGGTTTACTGCTTTTTAAGTTAAACCAAACACAACTGTTTGCTTTAGGTACTTTAAAAATTCGTGAACTCGTGCCGTTTACTCCTTTAACCAAAATCCCTCACTCTCACTCGGCCATCCTAGGCGCGGCGACTATTCGCGGTATGACCATTCCGGTTATTGATATGGCTGCCGCTATTGGCTATAAACCTGTTAGTGAATCAGAGCGTAAAGATTGCTATATCATTATTACTGATTGTCAGCGGATGGTGATTGGTTTTCTGGTGCGTGCAATTGATAAAATCATTGAGTGTAATTGGCGTAATATCGAAGCACCTTCTGGTAACTTAGGCAGAGATGCCTTTTTAACGGGGGTGACTCGTTTTGATGATAAATTAGTCCAATTATTAGATGTCGAATTATTGTTATCGAAAATATTCCCTGACGACCCGATTAATAATCGAGCAATATTAACCGATGTTCAACGTGAAAAGTTAACACCATTACGTATTTTGTTGGTGGATGATTCAAAAGTGGCTCGTAAGCAATTATCCGATGCACTAGACTCAATTAATATTGCCTATCAAGTGACAGCAGATGGACGTGATGCACTGCAGATGATGCAACAAGCCGCAGCAGAACGAAAGCCCATTGACTTACTGGTTAGCGATATTGAAATGCCAGGGCTTGATGGATATGAACTAGCCTTTGAGGTTAAAAATAATCCAGAAATTGAACATGCATATATTATCTTACATACCTCATTATCGAGCGAAATTAGTGTAAGCCAAGCGAAACAAGTTGGTGCAAATGAGGCATTAACAAAGTTTGATGCTAAAGAATTGATTGAGGCTATGCTTAGAGGCGCTCAGGCATTACAGCCTGCTTAA
- a CDS encoding protein-tyrosine phosphatase family protein, with the protein MKHIFWLVDGQIAGRSGPNKDAWDLAELKQAGFGAIASLNNGEGCDTDAIAKLGLRHKVFNLPDNIPPKPHDLAICAEILPQVLAFIRECESEHKPVLLHCRSGINRTEMVMAYYMMENGAAPLHAVSQVRNASGLAFDAEGWDQFVYDVLYELQSASN; encoded by the coding sequence ATGAAACATATTTTTTGGTTAGTTGATGGGCAAATCGCAGGACGCAGTGGTCCAAACAAAGATGCATGGGACTTAGCTGAGTTAAAACAAGCTGGTTTTGGTGCAATCGCATCTTTAAATAATGGTGAAGGTTGTGATACTGATGCGATAGCTAAATTAGGCCTTCGTCATAAAGTATTCAATTTGCCTGATAATATTCCACCCAAACCACATGATTTAGCCATTTGTGCTGAAATATTGCCTCAGGTATTAGCATTCATTCGTGAGTGTGAAAGTGAGCACAAACCAGTATTACTTCATTGTCGTTCAGGTATTAATCGTACTGAAATGGTGATGGCTTATTATATGATGGAAAATGGTGCAGCACCTTTGCATGCTGTTAGCCAGGTTCGTAATGCCAGTGGTTTAGCGTTTGATGCTGAAGGTTGGGATCAGTTTGTTTATGATGTGCTTTATGAGCTGCAATCTGCTTCAAACTGA